The Terriglobia bacterium genome includes a window with the following:
- the tuf gene encoding elongation factor Tu, with amino-acid sequence MGKEKFERTKPHVNVGTIGHVDHGKTTLTSAITMALAKLNPKIQVRSFDSIDNAPEEKARGITIATAHVEYETPNRHYAHVDCPGHADYIKNMITGAAQMDGAILVVSAADGPMPQTREHILLARQVGVPAIVVALNKVDMVDDPELLDLVELEVRELLTKYEFPGEQIPIVRLSALKAMQGDEASWKDVYKLMESVDSYIPMPQRPIDKPFLMPIEDIFSISGRGTVVTGRVEQGQVKVGEEIEIVGIRPTVKRVVTGVEMFKKLLDFAQAGDNVGLLLRGTERDEVERGQVIAKPGSITPHTKFQCEVYVLSKEEGGRHTPFFTGYRPQFYFRTTDVTGVAKLPEGVEMVMPGDNVRMEIELITPIAMDKGLRFAIREGGRTVGAGTVTEIIQ; translated from the coding sequence ATGGGCAAGGAGAAGTTCGAGCGTACGAAGCCGCACGTGAACGTGGGGACGATCGGGCACGTGGACCACGGGAAGACGACGCTGACGTCGGCGATCACGATGGCGCTGGCGAAGCTGAACCCGAAGATCCAGGTACGGTCGTTCGACTCGATCGACAACGCGCCGGAGGAGAAGGCGCGGGGGATCACGATCGCGACGGCGCACGTGGAGTACGAGACGCCGAATCGGCACTACGCGCACGTGGACTGCCCCGGCCACGCGGACTACATCAAGAACATGATCACGGGGGCGGCGCAGATGGACGGGGCGATCCTGGTGGTGTCGGCGGCGGACGGCCCGATGCCTCAGACGCGGGAGCACATCCTGCTGGCGCGGCAGGTGGGGGTGCCGGCGATCGTGGTGGCGCTGAACAAGGTGGACATGGTGGACGACCCGGAGCTCCTGGATCTGGTGGAGCTGGAGGTTCGGGAGCTGTTGACGAAGTACGAGTTTCCCGGGGAGCAGATTCCGATCGTGCGCCTGTCGGCGCTGAAGGCGATGCAGGGCGACGAGGCGTCGTGGAAGGACGTCTACAAGCTGATGGAGTCGGTGGACAGCTACATTCCGATGCCGCAGCGACCGATCGACAAGCCGTTCCTGATGCCGATCGAGGACATTTTCTCGATATCGGGGCGGGGGACGGTGGTGACGGGACGGGTGGAGCAGGGGCAGGTGAAGGTGGGGGAGGAGATCGAGATCGTGGGGATCCGTCCCACGGTGAAGCGGGTGGTGACCGGGGTGGAGATGTTCAAGAAGCTCCTGGACTTCGCCCAGGCGGGGGACAACGTGGGGCTGTTGCTTCGCGGGACGGAGCGGGACGAGGTGGAGCGGGGTCAGGTGATCGCGAAGCCGGGGTCGATCACGCCGCACACGAAATTCCAGTGCGAGGTGTACGTGCTGTCGAAGGAGGAAGGGGGTCGCCACACGCCGTTCTTCACGGGGTACCGTCCGCAGTTCTACTTCAGGACGACGGACGTGACGGGGGTGGCGAAGCTGCCGGAGGGCGTCGAGATGGTGATGCCCGGGGACAACGTGCGGATGGAGATCGAGCTGATCACGCCGATCGCGATGGACAAGGGGCTCAGGTTCGCGATCCGGGAGGGTGGCCGGACGGTGGGCGCCGGCACGGTCACGGAGATCATCCAGTAG
- the secE gene encoding preprotein translocase subunit SecE codes for MRTFLVEVWAELQKTSWPARREVYGTTVVVIIAVVICAVYLYVVDTALNSGIQFLFKTVGR; via the coding sequence TTGAGGACGTTCCTGGTCGAGGTCTGGGCCGAGCTGCAGAAGACCTCCTGGCCCGCACGGCGCGAGGTCTACGGGACGACGGTGGTGGTGATCATCGCCGTCGTGATCTGCGCGGTGTACCTCTACGTGGTGGACACCGCGCTGAATTCCGGCATCCAGTTCCTGTTCAAGACGGTGGGGCGGTGA
- the nusG gene encoding transcription termination/antitermination protein NusG — MAKQWYIVHTYSGFEGKVKESLRQRADAMGMSDVIEDILIPTEEVVEVRDGKKTRSTRKFFPGYVLVKMEMSDAAWHVVKNTPKVTGFVGTGSKPVPLSDAEVERIVNQVAVSADRPKPKLEYRTGEPVRIVDGPFSNFTGQVEEVNEDRSTLKVMVTIFGRATPVELGFLQVEKV, encoded by the coding sequence ATGGCCAAGCAGTGGTACATCGTCCACACCTACTCCGGCTTCGAGGGGAAGGTGAAGGAGAGCCTGCGCCAGCGCGCCGACGCCATGGGAATGTCGGACGTGATCGAGGACATCCTGATCCCCACCGAGGAGGTCGTCGAGGTCCGGGACGGGAAGAAGACGCGCTCGACCCGGAAGTTCTTCCCGGGGTACGTGCTCGTGAAGATGGAGATGTCCGACGCGGCCTGGCACGTGGTCAAGAATACCCCGAAGGTCACGGGGTTCGTGGGCACGGGGAGCAAGCCCGTGCCGCTCAGCGACGCCGAGGTGGAGCGGATCGTCAATCAGGTCGCGGTGTCGGCGGACCGGCCGAAACCCAAGCTGGAGTACCGGACCGGCGAGCCGGTGAGGATCGTGGACGGACCGTTCAGCAACTTTACCGGCCAGGTCGAGGAGGTCAACGAGGACCGCTCGACGCTGAAGGTCATGGTGACGATCTTCGGGCGGGCGACGCCGGTGGAGCTGGGGTTCCTGCAGGTGGAGAAGGTCTGA
- the rplK gene encoding 50S ribosomal protein L11 yields the protein MAKKVIAMIKLHIPAGKATPAPPVGPALGQQGVNIMDFCKNFNARTAKGEGILTPVVVTVYQDHSYSFVTKTPPASVLLAKAAGIPKGSGTPNKQKVGKVTRAQIEDIAKTKLQDLNCDTLEAAVRVVEGSARSMGVEIVG from the coding sequence ATGGCGAAGAAGGTCATCGCGATGATCAAGTTGCACATCCCCGCGGGGAAGGCCACGCCCGCTCCGCCGGTCGGTCCGGCCCTGGGCCAGCAGGGTGTGAACATCATGGACTTCTGCAAGAACTTCAACGCCCGCACCGCGAAGGGGGAAGGGATCCTCACGCCGGTGGTCGTCACCGTCTATCAGGACCACTCCTACAGCTTCGTGACCAAGACGCCGCCCGCGTCGGTGCTGCTGGCGAAGGCCGCGGGAATCCCGAAGGGTTCCGGCACGCCGAACAAGCAGAAGGTGGGCAAGGTCACCCGCGCGCAGATCGAGGACATCGCGAAAACGAAGCTGCAGGACCTGAACTGCGACACCTTGGAGGCGGCCGTCCGCGTGGTGGAGGGCAGCGCCCGCTCCATGGGAGTGGAGATCGTCGGCTGA
- the rplA gene encoding 50S ribosomal protein L1, which produces MSRHGKKYASALSKVPAGVHDVPAAVGVVRSSSFAKFDESLELAMRLGVDPKHADQMVRGTVVLPHGTGKSKRVLVIAGGEKVKEAEAAGADWVGGANMVAKIQEGWTDFDAVIATPDMMKDVGRLGKILGPRGLMPNPKTGTVTFDVAKALTEIKAGKVEFRVDKTAIIHVPVGKLSFPDQKLVENAQAVIQAVMKARPAAAKGRYLKSIYLSSTMGPSVKVDAGLIEAAQA; this is translated from the coding sequence ATGTCCAGACACGGCAAGAAGTACGCATCCGCCCTCAGCAAGGTGCCGGCCGGCGTCCACGACGTCCCGGCCGCCGTCGGTGTGGTGCGGAGCTCCTCGTTCGCCAAGTTCGACGAGTCGCTCGAGCTGGCGATGCGCCTCGGCGTCGACCCGAAGCACGCCGATCAGATGGTCCGCGGGACCGTCGTGCTCCCTCATGGCACCGGGAAGAGCAAGCGGGTTCTCGTGATCGCCGGCGGGGAGAAGGTGAAGGAGGCCGAGGCGGCGGGCGCCGACTGGGTCGGCGGGGCGAACATGGTGGCGAAGATCCAGGAGGGATGGACGGACTTCGACGCGGTGATCGCCACCCCCGACATGATGAAGGACGTCGGGAGGCTCGGGAAGATCCTTGGACCCCGCGGCCTGATGCCGAATCCCAAGACCGGCACCGTGACCTTCGACGTCGCGAAGGCGCTGACCGAGATCAAGGCGGGCAAGGTCGAGTTCCGCGTGGACAAGACCGCGATCATCCACGTCCCCGTCGGGAAGCTGTCGTTCCCGGATCAGAAGCTGGTGGAGAACGCGCAGGCCGTGATCCAGGCGGTGATGAAAGCGAGGCCCGCCGCCGCCAAGGGGCGGTACCTGAAGTCGATCTACCTTTCCTCGACCATGGGCCCATCCGTGAAAGTGGACGCCGGCCTGATCGAGGCCGCGCAGGCGTGA
- the rplJ gene encoding 50S ribosomal protein L10, translating to MNRTEKNDAIQAMAEQFQKVPHVIVTDFRGLTANQSSDLRRRIRAAGGSYQVVKNRLAKRASAGSATGQLASHLVGPCGLASHASDPVALAKVLTDFNKDNPQLRLVAGVVDGRDLVDAEGIKTLSRLPGLQEIRAQILALVQTPATMLVRLLSTPGTELARALDARREKLEGGGSE from the coding sequence TTGAACCGCACTGAGAAGAACGACGCCATCCAGGCGATGGCCGAACAGTTCCAAAAGGTACCCCACGTCATCGTCACGGACTTCAGGGGGCTGACCGCGAACCAGTCGTCCGACCTCAGGCGGAGGATCCGGGCGGCCGGCGGCTCGTATCAGGTGGTGAAGAACCGTCTGGCGAAGCGCGCCAGCGCCGGGTCCGCGACGGGGCAGCTCGCGAGCCACCTGGTGGGGCCTTGCGGGCTCGCCTCCCACGCCTCGGACCCGGTGGCCCTGGCGAAAGTCCTGACCGATTTCAACAAGGACAACCCGCAGCTCCGCCTGGTCGCGGGGGTGGTGGACGGCCGCGACCTGGTGGACGCCGAGGGGATCAAGACGCTGTCCAGGCTCCCCGGGCTCCAGGAGATCCGGGCGCAGATCCTGGCCCTGGTGCAGACGCCCGCCACCATGCTCGTGCGCCTCCTCTCGACCCCGGGAACCGAGTTGGCCCGCGCGCTGGACGCGCGGCGCGAGAAGCTCGAGGGCGGCGGTTCGGAATGA
- the rplL gene encoding 50S ribosomal protein L7/L12, which yields MADLQAIAENLSSLTVIEAAHLVKMLEEKWGVSAAAPVAIAAAGAMPAAAAVEEKTEFDVVLKEVGEKKINVIKVVREVTSLGLKEAKDLVDGAPKTVKEGVSKDEAETIKKKFEAEGAKVEIK from the coding sequence ATGGCCGACCTTCAGGCAATTGCAGAGAACCTGAGTTCGCTGACCGTGATCGAGGCCGCGCACCTGGTCAAGATGCTCGAGGAGAAGTGGGGCGTGTCCGCCGCCGCTCCCGTGGCGATCGCCGCCGCGGGCGCCATGCCGGCCGCCGCCGCCGTCGAGGAGAAGACCGAGTTCGACGTGGTCTTGAAGGAGGTCGGCGAGAAGAAGATCAACGTCATCAAGGTCGTCCGGGAAGTCACGAGCCTGGGCCTCAAAGAGGCCAAGGACCTCGTCGACGGCGCCCCCAAGACCGTGAAAGAGGGGGTCTCGAAGGACGAGGCCGAGACGATCAAGAAGAAGTTCGAGGCCGAGGGGGCGAAGGTCGAGATCAAGTAG
- the rpoB gene encoding DNA-directed RNA polymerase subunit beta, whose amino-acid sequence MSETPNLVATKQVSFSKIRTAIPIPNLIEVQKRSYERFLQMRLAPADRENAGLQAVFKSVFPIRDFRQTCSLEFVEYTIGNWECKCGELQGIEHLRSECQSCGHRLIAPETRGEEVVCQSCGNLTAVAIRECEQCGDPVGLKFKYDVEECQGRGQTFTVPLKVTIQLVVYDKDPDTDVRSIRDIKEQEVYFGEIPMLTENGTFIVNGTERVIVSQLHRSPGVFFQADAAKIVYMGKVIPYRGSWVEFEYDQKNVLYVRIDRKRKFPATVFLRALGLEDDPSILRAFYSPVRVKVEEGHFALRAGPGLEGRKARASVSHPKSGEEILKKGRRIRAEQVDALAKAGIEWVAVDEAELEGAHAIQDLVDPATGEVMAESGRPIVPETLEALAGQAGSDFEVVFPDREDVGTILVETLAKDSVKSQNEALLEIYRRLRPGDPPTLESSRNLFNSMFFDPTRYDFSRVGRLKFNTKLYGVSQSQWPTGVRERWEKAEDRTPSRDDFIEVLRYMLKLRKGVGELDDIDHLGNRRVRSVGELLENQFRIGLVRMERAIKEKMSVYQEMTTAMPNDLINAKPVMAAIQEFFGSSQLSQFMDQTNPLSEVTHKRRLSALGPGGLSRERAGFEVRDVHPTHYGRICPIETPEGPNIGLISSLSCYARINDYGFIESPYRKVEKGRVVDYVAIVRTGQGSYKLHEVVAAEEFERERKRLEKAGKVPPQAEPHSFYLTAWEEDRGVVAQANAPLLPDGSFEQDRVNARVAGEFKLVPRDEVDYIDVSPKQLVSVAASLVPFLENDDANRALMGSNMQRQAVPLLRPRAPFVGTGMESITARDSGAVVICRRAGVVDLVDSRRIIVRVGAEGREDFGADIYSLIKFRRSNQNTCINQKPIVRKGQRVGKGQVLADGPCTDLGELALGRNVLVAFMPWRGYNFEDAILVSERLVREDSFTSIHIEEFEIEARDTKLGPEEITRDIPNVAEEFLKDLDESGVIRIGANVKPGDILVGKVTPKGETQLTPEEKLLRAIFGEKSGDVRDASLTTPPGIEGTVVDVKIFCRKGVEKDLRAQEIENADIERMRKDMEDQRRILLEEDRERLIELLEREKVVAPLKSRKTRQTILEEGATLTREVMAEIDTEDLRRCEIRPVRAEKLSEIRRIEERTRKRIEILKKLNEDKIAQLQKGDELAPGVIKMVKVYVAMKRKLSVGDKMAGRHGNKGVIARILPEEDMPWLPDGQYVDVVLNPLGVPSRMNVGQILETHLGWAAAQHGVALERALATERAAAAVEIRRYLLSALPPGAVREDVEAADDDGILEMGRTMVDGARFASPVFDGATEADIKQQLRSAELPDSGKIQLRDGRTGVPFEQPVTVGFIYLMKLSHLVDDKIHARSIGPYSLITQQPLGGKAQFGGQRFGEMEVWALEAYGAAHILQELLTVKSDDVYGRTKIYESLVKGEPTVEPGLPESFNVLVRELQSLCLDVELLSDRPDARGPSTI is encoded by the coding sequence ATGTCCGAGACCCCGAATCTCGTGGCGACGAAGCAAGTCAGCTTCTCCAAAATCCGGACGGCGATCCCGATCCCGAACCTCATCGAGGTCCAGAAGCGCTCGTACGAGCGCTTCCTCCAGATGCGGCTCGCCCCGGCGGACCGAGAGAACGCCGGCCTCCAGGCGGTGTTCAAGTCCGTGTTCCCGATACGGGACTTCCGGCAGACCTGTTCCCTGGAATTCGTGGAGTACACGATCGGGAACTGGGAATGCAAGTGCGGCGAGCTGCAGGGGATCGAGCACCTGAGGAGCGAGTGCCAGTCCTGCGGGCACCGCCTGATCGCGCCCGAGACCCGCGGGGAGGAGGTCGTCTGCCAGTCGTGCGGCAACCTCACCGCCGTGGCCATAAGGGAGTGTGAGCAGTGCGGCGACCCGGTGGGTCTCAAGTTCAAGTACGACGTCGAGGAGTGCCAGGGAAGGGGGCAGACGTTCACGGTCCCGCTCAAGGTCACGATCCAGCTCGTGGTCTACGACAAGGATCCCGACACCGACGTTCGGAGCATCCGGGACATCAAGGAGCAGGAGGTCTACTTCGGTGAGATCCCGATGCTCACGGAGAACGGCACCTTCATCGTGAATGGCACCGAGCGCGTGATCGTGAGCCAGCTGCACCGGAGCCCCGGGGTGTTCTTCCAGGCGGACGCCGCGAAGATCGTCTACATGGGCAAGGTGATCCCGTACCGCGGCTCCTGGGTGGAGTTCGAGTATGACCAGAAGAACGTCCTCTACGTCCGGATCGACCGGAAGCGAAAGTTCCCCGCCACCGTCTTCCTCCGGGCCCTCGGCCTCGAGGACGACCCGTCGATCCTCCGGGCGTTCTACTCGCCGGTTCGGGTCAAGGTCGAGGAGGGCCACTTCGCGCTTCGGGCGGGCCCCGGCCTCGAGGGGCGCAAGGCGCGCGCCTCGGTGAGCCATCCGAAGTCCGGCGAGGAGATCCTCAAGAAGGGTCGGCGCATCCGCGCGGAGCAGGTCGACGCTCTGGCGAAGGCGGGCATCGAGTGGGTGGCGGTGGACGAGGCGGAGCTCGAGGGCGCCCACGCGATCCAGGACCTCGTCGATCCGGCCACCGGAGAGGTGATGGCGGAGTCCGGGCGCCCGATCGTTCCGGAGACCCTCGAGGCGCTGGCCGGCCAGGCCGGGTCCGACTTCGAGGTCGTTTTCCCGGATCGGGAGGACGTCGGGACGATCCTCGTCGAGACGCTGGCGAAGGACTCGGTCAAGAGCCAGAACGAGGCCCTGCTCGAGATCTACCGCCGCCTCCGTCCGGGCGACCCCCCGACCCTCGAATCCTCGAGGAACCTGTTCAACAGCATGTTCTTCGACCCCACCCGCTACGACTTCTCCCGGGTCGGCCGTCTCAAGTTCAACACGAAGCTCTACGGGGTCTCCCAGAGCCAGTGGCCCACCGGCGTCCGCGAACGGTGGGAGAAGGCGGAGGACCGCACGCCGTCCCGCGACGACTTCATCGAGGTCCTGCGGTACATGCTGAAGCTGCGGAAGGGCGTGGGCGAGCTGGACGACATCGACCACCTGGGCAACCGCCGCGTGCGGAGCGTGGGGGAGCTGCTGGAGAACCAGTTCCGGATCGGCCTGGTCCGCATGGAGCGGGCGATCAAGGAGAAGATGTCGGTCTACCAGGAGATGACCACGGCGATGCCGAACGACCTGATCAACGCCAAGCCGGTGATGGCGGCGATCCAGGAGTTCTTCGGCTCGAGCCAGCTCTCCCAGTTCATGGACCAGACCAACCCGCTCTCCGAGGTGACGCACAAGCGCCGCTTGAGCGCCTTGGGCCCCGGCGGGCTCTCGCGGGAGCGCGCCGGCTTCGAGGTCCGCGACGTGCACCCGACCCACTACGGTCGGATCTGCCCCATCGAGACCCCGGAGGGGCCGAACATCGGCCTCATCTCGTCGCTGTCCTGCTACGCCCGGATCAACGACTACGGGTTCATCGAGTCGCCCTACCGGAAGGTCGAGAAGGGGCGGGTGGTCGACTACGTGGCGATCGTCCGCACGGGACAGGGCTCGTACAAGCTGCACGAGGTGGTGGCCGCCGAGGAGTTCGAGCGGGAGCGCAAGCGGCTGGAGAAGGCGGGCAAGGTCCCCCCGCAGGCGGAGCCGCACTCCTTCTACCTGACCGCCTGGGAGGAGGATCGCGGGGTGGTGGCGCAGGCGAACGCGCCGCTCCTTCCGGACGGCAGCTTCGAGCAGGACCGGGTCAACGCCCGGGTCGCGGGCGAGTTCAAGCTGGTCCCGCGGGACGAGGTGGACTACATCGACGTGTCGCCCAAGCAGCTCGTCTCCGTGGCGGCATCCCTTGTGCCGTTCCTCGAGAACGACGACGCGAACCGGGCGCTCATGGGCTCGAACATGCAGCGCCAGGCCGTGCCGCTCCTGCGTCCCCGGGCGCCGTTCGTCGGGACCGGCATGGAGTCCATCACCGCACGCGACTCGGGCGCGGTGGTGATCTGCCGTCGCGCGGGGGTCGTGGACCTCGTGGACTCGAGGCGCATCATCGTCCGGGTCGGCGCCGAGGGGCGCGAGGATTTCGGCGCGGACATCTACAGTCTCATCAAGTTCCGCCGCTCGAACCAGAACACGTGCATCAACCAGAAGCCGATCGTCCGCAAGGGGCAGCGGGTGGGGAAGGGCCAGGTGCTCGCCGACGGGCCGTGCACCGACCTGGGCGAGCTGGCGCTGGGACGGAACGTGCTGGTGGCGTTCATGCCCTGGCGGGGGTACAACTTCGAGGACGCCATCCTGGTCTCCGAGCGGCTCGTCCGCGAGGACTCCTTCACCTCGATCCACATCGAGGAGTTCGAGATCGAGGCGAGGGACACCAAGCTCGGACCCGAGGAGATCACCCGCGACATCCCCAACGTCGCGGAGGAGTTCCTCAAGGACCTGGACGAGTCCGGCGTGATCCGGATCGGCGCCAACGTGAAGCCGGGCGACATCCTGGTGGGGAAGGTCACCCCGAAAGGGGAGACGCAGCTCACCCCGGAGGAGAAGCTCCTCCGCGCGATCTTCGGGGAGAAGTCCGGCGACGTCAGAGACGCGTCGCTCACCACACCGCCCGGGATCGAGGGGACGGTGGTGGACGTGAAGATCTTCTGCCGGAAGGGGGTCGAGAAGGACCTCAGGGCGCAGGAGATCGAGAACGCCGACATCGAGCGGATGCGCAAGGACATGGAGGACCAGCGGCGGATCCTGCTCGAAGAGGACCGCGAGCGGCTCATCGAGCTACTGGAGCGCGAGAAGGTGGTCGCCCCGCTGAAGTCCCGCAAGACCCGGCAGACGATCCTCGAGGAGGGCGCGACGCTGACCCGCGAGGTGATGGCGGAGATCGACACGGAGGACCTGAGGCGCTGCGAGATCCGTCCGGTCCGTGCCGAGAAGCTCAGCGAGATCCGGCGGATCGAGGAGAGGACGAGAAAGCGCATCGAGATCCTGAAGAAGCTCAACGAGGACAAGATCGCCCAGCTGCAGAAGGGCGACGAGCTGGCGCCGGGCGTCATCAAGATGGTCAAGGTGTACGTGGCCATGAAGCGCAAGCTGTCGGTGGGCGACAAGATGGCGGGCCGGCACGGCAACAAGGGCGTCATCGCCCGCATCCTCCCCGAGGAGGACATGCCGTGGCTCCCGGACGGCCAGTATGTGGACGTGGTGCTGAACCCGCTGGGCGTCCCGTCGCGCATGAACGTCGGCCAGATCCTGGAGACGCACCTCGGGTGGGCCGCGGCCCAGCACGGGGTCGCCCTCGAGCGCGCGCTCGCGACCGAGCGGGCCGCCGCCGCCGTTGAGATCCGCCGGTACCTCCTGTCGGCGCTCCCCCCGGGGGCCGTCCGAGAGGACGTGGAGGCGGCCGACGACGACGGCATCCTCGAGATGGGGCGGACGATGGTCGACGGCGCGCGCTTCGCCTCCCCGGTGTTCGACGGGGCGACCGAGGCGGACATCAAGCAGCAGCTGCGCTCCGCTGAGCTCCCCGACTCCGGGAAGATCCAGCTCCGGGACGGGCGGACCGGGGTTCCCTTCGAGCAGCCGGTCACGGTGGGGTTCATCTACCTGATGAAGCTGTCCCACCTCGTGGACGACAAGATCCACGCCCGGTCGATCGGTCCCTACTCCCTCATCACCCAGCAGCCGCTGGGCGGCAAGGCGCAGTTCGGCGGACAGCGGTTCGGCGAGATGGAGGTCTGGGCCCTCGAAGCGTACGGGGCCGCGCACATCCTGCAGGAGCTTTTGACCGTCAAGTCCGACGACGTGTACGGTCGGACGAAGATCTACGAGTCCCTCGTGAAGGGGGAGCCCACCGTGGAGCCGGGGCTTCCCGAGTCGTTCAACGTATTGGTCCGAGAGCTCCAGAGTCTCTGCCTCGACGTCGAGCTCCTGAGCGACCGACCGGACGCCAGGGGCCCCTCGACGATCTGA